One Bacteroidota bacterium genomic window carries:
- the bcp gene encoding thioredoxin-dependent thiol peroxidase has protein sequence MLKIGEKSPDFSGLTTNGKIISLKEFKGKKVIIYFYPKDSTPGCTAQACNLSDNYQMLIEKGYVVIGISADDQKSHQRFTEKYNLPFPLIADTKKDIIMKFGVWGKKKFMGNEYDGIIRTTFIISEDGMIENIITKVNTKEHTSQII, from the coding sequence ATGCTAAAAATAGGAGAAAAATCACCTGATTTCAGTGGCTTAACAACTAATGGGAAAATAATATCTCTAAAGGAATTTAAAGGTAAGAAAGTTATCATCTATTTTTATCCAAAAGATAGTACCCCGGGTTGCACTGCACAAGCCTGTAATTTGAGCGATAACTATCAGATGCTGATCGAAAAGGGTTATGTTGTAATTGGAATAAGTGCAGATGATCAAAAGTCACATCAACGATTTACCGAAAAATATAATTTACCCTTCCCATTGATAGCCGACACGAAGAAAGATATCATTATGAAGTTCGGAGTTTGGGGAAAAAAGAAATTTATGGGGAATGAATATGATGGAATCATCCGTACCACTTTTATAATTTCGGAAGATGGCATGATAGAAAATATTATTACTAAGGTTAATACAAAAGAGCACACTAGTCAAATCATTTAA
- the nth gene encoding endonuclease III, whose protein sequence is MRKTERFKHIINYFSTHQPVAETELHYADPYQLLVSVILSAQCTDKRVNMLTPRVFQQYPDAIALSKSKPEEVFELIKSCSYPNNKAKHLVGMAKMLVEDFNNIVPEDIDELQKLPGVGRKTANVIAAVAFNKPAMAVDTHVFRVSARLGLTIGAKTPLETEKQLVKHIPEDKISIAHHWLILHGRYVCVARKPKCSECGISMFCKYYDSHKKA, encoded by the coding sequence ATGAGAAAGACCGAAAGATTTAAACATATTATCAATTATTTTTCAACTCATCAGCCGGTTGCCGAAACCGAATTGCATTATGCCGATCCTTATCAGTTGCTTGTGTCCGTAATTTTATCGGCACAATGCACCGATAAAAGAGTGAATATGCTTACACCCCGGGTTTTTCAGCAATATCCGGATGCAATAGCTTTATCAAAATCAAAACCTGAAGAAGTTTTTGAACTCATAAAATCATGCTCCTATCCAAACAACAAAGCGAAGCATCTGGTAGGAATGGCAAAAATGCTGGTTGAAGATTTTAATAATATTGTTCCTGAGGATATTGATGAGTTACAAAAGCTTCCGGGTGTTGGGCGAAAAACAGCGAATGTGATTGCAGCCGTGGCATTCAATAAACCTGCAATGGCAGTTGATACACATGTGTTTAGAGTGTCGGCCAGATTGGGATTGACTATTGGGGCAAAAACGCCATTAGAAACAGAAAAACAATTAGTAAAGCACATTCCCGAAGATAAAATTTCAATTGCGCATCATTGGTTAATCTTGCACGGTCGATATGTTTGTGTTGCCAGAAAACCTAAATGCAGCGAATGCGGGATTTCAATGTTTTGTAAATATTATGATAGCCATAAAAAGGCTTAA
- a CDS encoding sigma-70 family RNA polymerase sigma factor — MKVVVINDKELIDRYLNGEISCLESLINRHKNRVFAYILMVVKDRQLADDIFQDTFIKVINTIKAGAYKEEGKFIQWVMRIAHNLIIDFFRKAKRIPVMENNNIGDFNIFDTISAKDHSVEEKIITEQIHNDVRSLIEYLPPEQKEVLYLRHYVGMSFKDIADQTDVSINTALGRMRYALINLRKLVKDKNIILTL, encoded by the coding sequence ATGAAAGTCGTAGTAATTAACGATAAAGAGTTAATTGATAGATATTTAAATGGTGAAATTAGTTGTCTCGAATCACTGATAAATCGTCATAAAAATCGTGTATTTGCTTATATATTGATGGTTGTTAAAGACCGTCAATTAGCAGATGATATTTTCCAGGATACCTTTATTAAGGTAATCAATACAATAAAAGCCGGTGCTTATAAAGAAGAAGGTAAATTTATACAATGGGTGATGCGAATTGCGCATAATCTGATTATTGACTTTTTTAGAAAAGCCAAAAGAATTCCCGTGATGGAAAATAATAATATTGGGGATTTCAATATTTTTGATACCATTTCAGCAAAAGATCATTCTGTTGAAGAGAAAATAATTACAGAACAAATTCACAATGATGTTCGCTCATTAATCGAATATCTTCCTCCTGAACAAAAAGAAGTATTATATCTCAGACATTATGTAGGGATGAGTTTTAAAGATATTGCCGACCAAACGGATGTTAGTATAAACACTGCTTTGGGAAGAATGAGATACGCACTTATTAACCTTCGAAAGTTGGTGAAGGATAAGAACATAATTTTAACATTGTAA
- the uvrA gene encoding excinuclease ABC subunit UvrA has product MNLDQLSSKDFIIISKARVHNLKNLSVAIPRNNLVVITGLSGSGKSSLAFDTLYAEGQRRYVESLSSYARQFLGRMSKPEVDYIKGISPAIAIEQKVNTKNPRSTVGTSTEIYEYLKLLFARIGKTYSPISNQQVKRHKVSDVTDFILSLEEETRLMILSPIQLVKGRKLNDQLKILMQQGFSRIVIDGNTFKIGDYLDEGQKPSSKISIFVLIDRFVVKKDDEDLKSRMGDSVQTSFYEGNGSCIIEYIYNEKSHQEYFSNKFELDDITFEEPTVNFFTFNNPFGACKTCEGFGSVIGIDKDLVIPNKTLSVYDEAIACWKGEKMSEYKDKLVLNAYKFDFPIHKPYHELSEEQKELLWTGNKYFEGIDEFFRQVEEQTYKVQYRVMLSRYRGKTICPDCLGTRLRVDASYVKIAKKSILDLVLTPIDRLLTFFKELELDKHDQQIAKRLITEIINRLQFLSDVGLGYLTLNRKSNSLSGGESQRINLATSLGSSLVGSMYILDEPSIGLHPRDTQRLIGVLLKLRNIGNTVIVVEHDEDIIKAADQIIDIGPEAGIHGGELVFQGRFSDLKNSETLTAQYMNGIKSIPLPKKRKSWNDHILIEGAEENNLKCVSVKIPLNIMTVITGVSGSGKTSLVKGILFPALKKRYGGFSGNTGKYKYINGSIEKLSDIEFIDQNPIGRSSRSNPATYVKAYDEIRNLFADQKLSKSRGYKPGFFSFNIPGGRCEVCEGDGTVNIEMQFMADIQLVCEECHGSRFKEEVLDIKYKDKSISDILNMTINEAIGYFDGGDNITATEKRIISKLIPLQDVGLGYLGLGQPSSTMSGGEAQRIKLAYFLTKGISEQPTMFIFDEPTTGLHFHDISNLLSAFRALISKGHTLVIIEHNSEIIKSADWIIDLGPEGGDLGGNIVFEGIPEDLIKNEESYTAKYLKSKFH; this is encoded by the coding sequence ATGAATCTAGATCAATTAAGTTCAAAGGATTTTATCATCATATCTAAAGCCAGAGTTCATAATCTCAAGAATTTGAGCGTGGCTATCCCCAGAAACAATCTCGTAGTAATCACAGGTTTATCCGGTTCCGGAAAATCATCGCTTGCTTTCGACACACTATATGCCGAAGGCCAGAGAAGATATGTTGAAAGCTTAAGTTCCTACGCACGACAATTTCTGGGCCGGATGAGCAAACCAGAAGTTGATTACATCAAAGGAATTTCACCTGCAATTGCCATCGAGCAAAAAGTAAATACCAAAAATCCTCGTTCAACGGTTGGTACCTCGACTGAAATTTATGAATATTTAAAATTACTATTCGCCCGCATTGGTAAAACCTATTCCCCCATATCTAACCAACAAGTGAAACGTCACAAGGTTTCGGATGTTACAGATTTTATATTAAGCCTTGAGGAAGAAACCCGATTGATGATCCTCTCCCCCATTCAATTGGTTAAAGGGAGAAAACTCAATGATCAATTAAAAATATTAATGCAACAAGGTTTTAGCCGAATTGTTATTGATGGCAATACTTTTAAAATTGGTGATTATCTAGACGAAGGTCAGAAACCATCTTCTAAAATATCTATTTTCGTACTTATCGATCGTTTCGTTGTCAAAAAGGATGATGAAGATTTAAAATCCCGCATGGGTGATTCTGTACAGACATCTTTTTATGAAGGTAACGGTAGTTGCATTATCGAATACATTTATAATGAGAAAAGCCATCAGGAATATTTTTCGAATAAATTTGAGTTGGACGATATCACTTTTGAAGAGCCCACCGTAAATTTTTTCACATTCAACAACCCATTTGGTGCATGCAAAACCTGTGAAGGTTTTGGAAGTGTAATCGGAATTGACAAAGATCTTGTGATTCCAAATAAAACGCTTTCGGTATATGATGAAGCAATTGCATGTTGGAAAGGTGAAAAAATGAGCGAGTATAAAGATAAACTCGTATTAAATGCTTACAAATTCGATTTTCCTATTCACAAACCATATCATGAATTAAGCGAAGAGCAAAAAGAACTTCTTTGGACAGGTAACAAATACTTTGAAGGGATCGATGAATTTTTCAGGCAAGTAGAAGAGCAAACTTACAAAGTACAATACAGAGTGATGTTATCCAGATATAGAGGAAAAACAATTTGCCCCGATTGCCTTGGGACACGTTTAAGAGTTGATGCTTCTTACGTTAAAATTGCTAAAAAATCAATTCTTGACTTGGTTCTTACCCCAATTGACAGGCTTTTGACTTTTTTTAAAGAACTGGAATTAGATAAACACGATCAGCAAATTGCCAAACGATTAATTACAGAAATCATAAATCGGCTTCAATTTCTTTCAGATGTTGGTTTGGGTTATCTCACACTGAACCGGAAATCAAATAGTTTGTCGGGTGGCGAATCGCAACGTATAAATCTGGCTACATCGCTCGGAAGCAGCCTGGTTGGCTCAATGTACATCCTCGATGAACCAAGTATTGGACTTCACCCCCGCGATACACAGCGATTGATAGGTGTATTGCTTAAGTTGAGGAATATTGGAAATACGGTTATTGTTGTTGAACATGATGAAGATATCATAAAAGCAGCTGATCAAATTATTGATATCGGACCGGAGGCAGGAATTCACGGAGGCGAACTGGTTTTCCAGGGCCGGTTCTCCGATCTTAAAAATAGCGAAACGCTTACTGCCCAATACATGAACGGTATAAAATCAATTCCCCTTCCAAAGAAAAGAAAATCGTGGAATGACCATATTCTGATTGAAGGTGCTGAAGAAAACAATTTAAAATGTGTCAGTGTTAAAATTCCCTTGAACATCATGACCGTAATTACCGGCGTAAGTGGTTCAGGAAAGACTTCATTGGTAAAAGGAATCCTCTTTCCGGCACTCAAAAAGCGTTACGGGGGCTTCAGTGGAAATACGGGGAAGTATAAATACATTAATGGCAGCATAGAAAAACTGAGCGATATTGAGTTCATCGATCAGAACCCGATCGGGCGATCATCAAGATCCAATCCGGCCACCTATGTCAAAGCCTATGACGAAATAAGAAACTTGTTTGCCGATCAAAAATTATCAAAATCAAGGGGATATAAACCCGGATTCTTCTCATTTAACATACCCGGAGGCAGATGCGAAGTTTGTGAAGGGGATGGAACGGTAAATATCGAGATGCAGTTTATGGCCGACATACAACTTGTGTGTGAAGAATGTCATGGCAGCCGATTTAAAGAAGAAGTGCTGGATATTAAATACAAGGATAAATCGATCTCCGACATTTTGAACATGACCATCAATGAAGCCATTGGTTATTTTGATGGTGGCGATAATATTACCGCTACAGAAAAAAGGATTATTTCAAAATTAATCCCCTTACAGGATGTTGGTTTAGGTTACCTTGGATTGGGCCAACCATCGAGCACCATGAGTGGTGGTGAGGCACAGCGAATCAAACTGGCATATTTCCTTACCAAAGGAATTTCGGAACAACCAACCATGTTTATATTCGATGAACCTACAACCGGGCTTCATTTTCACGACATATCCAATTTGCTTTCTGCTTTTAGGGCATTAATAAGTAAGGGTCATACATTGGTAATCATAGAACATAATTCGGAAATTATTAAATCAGCCGATTGGATTATTGATTTGGGCCCGGAAGGAGGTGATTTGGGAGGAAATATTGTTTTTGAAGGCATTCCGGAAGATTTAATAAAAAATGAAGAATCATATACCGCTAAGTATTTGAAAAGCAAATTTCATTAA
- a CDS encoding prolyl-tRNA synthetase associated domain-containing protein gives MDRKESVFKVLAELNITYVLTNHPPVPTVEEAAKYWVDLDAAHCKNLFFRNHKGDKHYLVLLDFRQSLFIKDLEHRLKQGKISFASAERMDKYLGLKAGSVSPFGLIHDLENHVHVFIDKNLEHVEKISFHPNDNTATLVLSLKDFIKFLEWSGNNYEFINLYD, from the coding sequence ATGGACAGAAAGGAAAGTGTGTTTAAAGTCTTGGCTGAATTAAATATAACCTATGTCCTCACCAATCACCCCCCTGTTCCTACGGTTGAAGAAGCCGCAAAATACTGGGTTGATCTGGATGCTGCCCATTGCAAAAATTTATTCTTTAGAAATCACAAAGGTGATAAACACTATCTTGTTTTGTTAGACTTTCGTCAATCATTATTCATTAAAGATTTGGAACATAGACTAAAACAAGGAAAAATTAGTTTTGCATCTGCCGAAAGAATGGACAAATACCTTGGATTAAAAGCAGGTTCGGTTTCTCCTTTCGGACTAATTCATGATCTTGAAAACCATGTGCATGTATTCATCGATAAAAACTTGGAACATGTCGAAAAGATCAGTTTCCATCCCAATGATAATACCGCAACTTTAGTACTTTCGTTAAAAGATTTTATAAAATTCCTCGAATGGTCGGGGAATAATTACGAATTTATTAACCTTTATGATTAA
- a CDS encoding dipeptidase has translation MKKNILFLASIAIGFASCNTSPKFNSIEEKAAYIHNKVFTVDSHTDTPMSFSSESFDFSKDNSANRRSSVDIPRMEKGGLDGVFLAAFIGQGPRNPEAHLKAKERVDKIIKSIHTEAEKNKDKAGIALNSKQAYKLEKEGKRALFIGIENGYPLGNDIALVKIYHDMGARYITLVHTKNNDICDSSGDTTEYHGLSAFGEEVVKEMNRTGVMIDISHASDESFYDVIALTKAPIIASHSCARALCENDRNMTDDMLKKLAENGGVIQMCILSAYIKTPEPQPARDSARSAMREKFKNYEDLDEAQKAERRKEWYAIDSIYPEKLAYVSDVVDHIDHVVAIAGIDHVGIGTDFDGGGGITDCIDVSQMGNITLELVKRGYTENDIRKIWGANLMRVLEKVERLAEK, from the coding sequence ATGAAAAAAAATATCTTATTCCTTGCATCCATAGCAATTGGTTTTGCATCATGCAATACCAGTCCTAAATTTAACAGTATTGAAGAAAAAGCTGCTTATATTCACAACAAAGTTTTTACAGTTGATTCGCATACTGATACTCCGATGAGCTTTAGCTCTGAAAGCTTTGATTTTAGCAAAGACAATAGTGCCAATCGCAGAAGCAGTGTTGACATCCCACGCATGGAAAAAGGGGGTCTGGATGGCGTATTTCTGGCAGCCTTTATTGGACAAGGCCCTCGAAATCCTGAAGCACATTTAAAAGCCAAAGAAAGGGTTGACAAAATCATTAAATCAATACATACAGAAGCTGAAAAAAATAAAGATAAAGCTGGTATTGCCTTAAACTCCAAGCAAGCATATAAACTTGAAAAAGAAGGTAAGCGGGCATTGTTTATTGGAATTGAAAATGGATATCCTTTAGGTAACGATATTGCATTGGTCAAAATTTATCATGATATGGGTGCAAGATATATCACCTTAGTTCACACAAAAAACAATGACATATGCGATTCATCAGGAGATACAACCGAGTATCACGGCTTATCAGCCTTTGGTGAAGAAGTGGTAAAAGAAATGAACCGAACAGGCGTCATGATTGATATTTCACATGCCTCAGATGAGAGTTTTTATGATGTGATTGCCTTAACAAAGGCGCCTATTATCGCTTCTCATTCATGTGCCCGTGCCTTATGTGAGAACGATAGAAATATGACCGATGACATGTTGAAAAAGCTTGCAGAAAATGGCGGTGTAATTCAAATGTGTATCTTAAGCGCTTATATAAAGACGCCTGAACCGCAACCCGCAAGAGACAGTGCTAGATCAGCCATGCGTGAAAAATTTAAAAATTATGAAGACCTTGACGAAGCTCAAAAGGCTGAACGAAGAAAAGAATGGTATGCGATAGATAGCATTTATCCTGAAAAATTAGCATATGTATCTGATGTTGTGGATCATATCGACCATGTTGTTGCAATCGCCGGTATTGACCACGTAGGCATCGGGACTGATTTTGACGGCGGTGGCGGTATAACCGACTGCATTGATGTCAGTCAAATGGGCAATATTACCCTTGAGTTGGTGAAACGTGGTTATACAGAAAATGACATCCGTAAGATTTGGGGAGCCAATCTAATGCGTGTACTAGAAAAAGTTGAAAGACTGGCCGAAAAATAG
- a CDS encoding adenylate/guanylate cyclase domain-containing protein, protein MKKKRIKGIPKYHGFRIYFFSTLLYFILVMPIVGVLSLKYSPEWFPNSDFIRTGSGVTINVDSTNKHTGKIKNDSSDKRAIDTSAPDLYYRSAEFNNIENSIDSIFNKQVSRSVPEINNNNRNEPTGDNRFMATLSVLLKLLLLSFLAGLAYNLPFKIFFKKKRKGKPIQDKLFQYCKKFLIKSPTINSLILLIPYAISLVYTVYTLLFAKNIDQITARFYIQYFFISLIATILTIIFVYYWQKHRVQIKYIEHVFTGEELRKRIFNIRIGRIRNRLWVSSGMTTLLPLIIVIFYLFLSITSLKDIEVLEFTDAQLKILFGNYMNFFSGSSFEEIKGLFYINAFDSALLFGGIFTGIFTSFIYIFLFIRWTTEGIVGPVRELLANMQLTGQGELDQFSIVRTNDEIGELTEGFNEMSQKLQDYFESISRINKANSRFVPRQFIEFLGKNSIADVQLGDQVQKEMTILFSDIRDFTTISEVMTPKENFDFLNNYLGYMEPVIRNNHGFIDKFMGDSIMAIFSESPEDAINAAIEMRIKLQEFNQVMGQFGKPPIDSGIGIHTGMLMLGIVGGEGRMDGTVISDAVNLASRIEGLTKIYGGSIIISEDTLIKLNDPSHYNFRFIDIVKVKGKREAVYVFEIIDGESSSIKALKIETKEKFGKALQHYKNKNLEEALKLFKEVCQKNKFDKASGLYTARCQRFIRDGIPKDWDGIEVITEK, encoded by the coding sequence ATGAAGAAGAAGAGAATTAAAGGAATCCCAAAATATCATGGATTTAGGATTTATTTCTTTTCCACCTTATTATATTTCATCCTTGTGATGCCGATTGTTGGAGTTTTATCTTTAAAATATAGCCCTGAATGGTTTCCTAATTCCGATTTTATAAGAACAGGATCTGGAGTTACAATTAATGTAGACTCCACGAATAAGCATACTGGTAAAATAAAAAATGACTCTTCTGATAAGAGAGCTATCGATACTTCAGCCCCTGATTTATATTATAGAAGCGCAGAATTTAACAATATTGAAAATTCAATTGATTCTATATTTAATAAACAAGTTTCAAGATCAGTACCAGAAATTAATAACAATAACAGGAATGAACCAACTGGCGACAATAGATTTATGGCCACTCTCAGTGTGTTATTAAAGCTACTGTTATTAAGCTTTCTGGCAGGACTGGCTTATAATCTGCCTTTCAAAATATTTTTCAAGAAAAAGAGGAAAGGCAAACCAATTCAAGACAAACTTTTCCAATATTGTAAAAAGTTTTTAATAAAATCGCCGACAATAAATAGCCTTATTCTATTAATCCCTTATGCAATTAGCCTAGTATATACTGTCTATACCTTACTTTTTGCTAAAAACATAGATCAAATAACCGCTAGATTCTATATCCAGTATTTTTTCATCTCGCTGATTGCAACCATATTAACCATTATATTTGTATATTATTGGCAAAAACACAGAGTCCAGATTAAGTACATAGAACATGTTTTTACCGGAGAAGAATTACGTAAACGCATTTTTAACATTAGGATTGGTAGAATAAGAAATCGATTATGGGTCTCCAGTGGAATGACCACTTTGTTGCCTTTAATCATCGTTATATTCTATTTATTCTTGAGTATTACTTCGTTAAAAGATATAGAAGTATTAGAATTCACTGACGCGCAATTAAAAATTCTATTTGGTAACTACATGAACTTTTTTAGTGGGTCCAGTTTTGAGGAAATAAAAGGTTTATTTTATATCAATGCATTCGATAGTGCCCTTTTATTTGGAGGCATATTTACGGGTATTTTCACCTCTTTTATTTACATTTTTCTTTTCATACGGTGGACCACCGAAGGCATTGTAGGTCCTGTAAGAGAACTTTTAGCCAATATGCAATTAACCGGACAGGGCGAACTTGATCAATTCAGTATTGTTCGAACCAATGATGAAATTGGGGAGCTTACGGAAGGCTTTAATGAGATGTCGCAGAAATTACAAGATTATTTCGAAAGTATTTCACGCATCAATAAAGCAAATTCTCGATTTGTACCAAGACAGTTTATCGAGTTTTTAGGTAAAAATAGTATTGCCGATGTTCAGCTCGGTGATCAGGTGCAAAAAGAAATGACCATATTATTTTCTGATATCCGCGATTTTACAACAATTTCGGAAGTGATGACCCCAAAAGAAAATTTCGATTTTCTGAACAACTACCTGGGTTATATGGAACCCGTAATCAGAAACAATCATGGGTTCATCGATAAATTCATGGGTGATTCCATCATGGCCATTTTTAGTGAGAGCCCCGAAGATGCGATCAATGCAGCTATTGAAATGCGCATAAAACTTCAGGAGTTCAATCAGGTTATGGGGCAATTTGGAAAGCCCCCGATTGATAGTGGGATAGGAATACATACAGGGATGCTAATGCTCGGTATTGTTGGTGGTGAAGGCCGAATGGATGGAACAGTTATTTCGGACGCGGTAAATCTAGCATCACGCATTGAGGGATTAACAAAAATATATGGTGGATCCATTATTATTTCTGAGGACACACTGATTAAACTCAACGATCCTAGCCATTATAACTTCAGGTTTATTGATATTGTAAAAGTAAAGGGGAAAAGGGAAGCGGTTTATGTTTTTGAAATCATCGACGGCGAATCTTCATCCATTAAAGCCTTGAAAATTGAAACCAAAGAAAAATTTGGAAAAGCTTTGCAGCATTATAAAAATAAAAATCTTGAAGAGGCATTA